In the Anaerosporomusa subterranea genome, one interval contains:
- a CDS encoding alanine/ornithine racemase family PLP-dependent enzyme encodes MSPSLQINVDKIQYNTATIVERCRRQSISVLGVTKGFTAIEQIVQAVVEGGVDGLADSRMENIIEMRDRGFHLPITLLRIPRLSDVLNVIGYVDTSVNSEFTVIQALADAARTRGRVHQVILMIDVGDLREGLLQENAFRAAVQTAKLQGVKLVGLGTNMGCFGGVLPSTDNLGLLVRLTRAIEHRLGSQLEVVSGGGTSSLLLLENGLLPSGINQLRIGEGILLGTDTTNQRSIPGLHQDAFRLQAEVIELKEKPSLPIGEIGRDAFGNIPQFVDLGNRKRAIVALGRQDVNIEGIWPLTAGITIIGASSDHLILDVTDSETDIRMGNEIAFGLTYSGLLSASQSRYIAKVFIGGRYDRTNTGH; translated from the coding sequence ATGAGCCCTTCACTGCAAATTAATGTAGATAAAATTCAGTATAACACAGCTACTATCGTCGAGCGTTGCCGTCGTCAATCTATATCGGTTCTTGGTGTGACCAAAGGCTTCACTGCCATCGAGCAAATCGTCCAGGCTGTGGTCGAAGGAGGCGTCGATGGATTGGCTGATTCACGGATGGAAAATATAATTGAGATGCGAGATCGTGGCTTCCATCTGCCAATCACTTTGCTACGTATTCCGCGGCTGAGCGATGTTCTCAACGTAATCGGATACGTCGACACTAGCGTCAATTCAGAATTTACTGTGATCCAAGCATTGGCGGATGCGGCCCGGACTCGAGGCAGAGTACATCAGGTTATTTTAATGATCGATGTCGGTGATTTACGTGAAGGCTTGTTGCAGGAAAATGCCTTCCGTGCGGCAGTGCAAACTGCTAAACTGCAGGGTGTCAAGTTGGTTGGATTAGGTACCAATATGGGGTGCTTCGGCGGAGTACTGCCGAGTACTGACAATCTCGGACTGCTGGTTCGACTAACCCGCGCAATTGAACATAGATTGGGCAGCCAGTTAGAAGTAGTGTCAGGGGGAGGCACTTCGAGCTTGCTGCTGCTGGAGAACGGCTTGTTACCTAGCGGCATTAATCAATTACGGATTGGAGAGGGCATACTCCTAGGGACTGATACAACAAATCAACGCAGCATCCCTGGGTTGCATCAGGATGCATTTAGATTACAGGCCGAAGTGATCGAGTTGAAAGAGAAGCCATCCCTGCCAATCGGTGAGATCGGCAGGGATGCATTTGGCAATATTCCGCAGTTTGTTGATTTGGGGAACCGTAAACGTGCTATTGTAGCACTTGGCAGGCAGGATGTCAATATAGAAGGCATATGGCCGCTGACGGCTGGGATTACCATTATTGGTGCCTCTAGTGATCATCTGATTCTTGATGTGACAGACAGCGAAACCGATATTCGGATGGGAAACGAGATTGCATTCGGCCTGACTTATTCAGGACTTCTGTCTGCCAGTCAGTCACGCTATATCGCCAAAGTATTCATAGGAGGACGTTATGATCGAACAAATACAGGACATTGA
- a CDS encoding DNA internalization-related competence protein ComEC/Rec2, with protein sequence MDLAHWCVLSLAVGILAAGTVVFSSIIPISAAAICLIAVAWLVRKNNDRAVWLLAAACFFAGMARALQGQILPVDDISSYIGKTVAVYGVVDGTPEAARLDADSVSVRYRLRVQAVKAGNTPQSASGKLFASVRQSSDRPIYPHGANIVLAGAIKELHGYNNPGSPDMVASWRRQGFTARLSPNGEPRYASQTETDWRSRLNSLREAMIAKMKAAMPESDAAILKGALFGGYSGIPTDAIREFAATGIIHILSVSGSHIALVAGAVHWLGGVAGLRQQPSALLAAFAVLSYALLAGLSPPVIRSVIMGLIALSAAVWGREKDAANALALTAGGMLLFEPSLIEDISFQLSFSGTAGLVLLYAKTAERLAFLPDWLSRPIAATAAAQLGVLPVMAWYFNTIPLMSFAANLLVVPAIELTVVLGLAGSLTSLVVPPVGHLLLVICSLILSTAKHVNSALALLPFAVYLPPLNLLMSAAYYYCILWLYGYLTFLPDLAFLLRRRRQQTLAVMALLTILTAVGAVWPRPLSVHFIDVGQGDATLVMTPRGRAVLIDTGGSSGGDFDIGERVVYPYLRRLHVTSLDYLILTHGHQDHAGGAKAVAAAVPVSQILLPPEELTPAVDNLNSLKGLTVIPAYSGQSIVIDGVRFSLLRPHVSVSSSKRGNSNENSCVVEVRYGSHSFLITGDLEGQSEQALLAQGIAPQTVLKVGHHGAQASTSPAFLTTLDPRYAVISVGAGNRYGHPHPDTLKRLSAGGRPVFRTDKHGAVVFESDGLHLTVKPYINN encoded by the coding sequence ATGGATCTGGCTCACTGGTGCGTGCTGTCGTTGGCTGTCGGGATACTGGCCGCTGGAACAGTAGTGTTTTCATCAATCATTCCTATTAGCGCGGCTGCTATTTGCTTGATTGCTGTCGCCTGGCTTGTTCGGAAGAACAATGACCGGGCTGTTTGGCTGCTGGCTGCGGCTTGTTTTTTTGCCGGTATGGCTAGGGCTTTACAGGGACAAATCCTGCCCGTTGATGATATAAGTTCCTATATCGGTAAAACTGTAGCCGTATATGGAGTTGTTGATGGAACACCAGAGGCTGCCCGATTGGATGCTGATTCTGTTTCTGTTCGCTACCGGCTCCGCGTCCAAGCCGTTAAAGCAGGCAATACACCGCAGTCAGCCAGTGGCAAACTATTCGCCAGTGTGCGTCAGAGCTCAGATAGACCGATCTACCCTCATGGCGCCAATATTGTACTCGCCGGTGCAATCAAAGAGCTGCATGGCTATAATAATCCGGGCTCGCCTGATATGGTTGCTTCATGGCGTAGACAGGGCTTTACTGCTCGACTTTCGCCCAACGGAGAACCGCGCTATGCCAGTCAGACGGAGACTGATTGGCGAAGTAGGTTAAACTCACTGCGAGAAGCCATGATTGCCAAAATGAAAGCAGCAATGCCGGAAAGCGATGCGGCTATTCTTAAAGGTGCTTTGTTTGGCGGCTACAGTGGAATTCCGACTGATGCGATTCGTGAGTTTGCAGCAACTGGAATTATTCATATTCTATCTGTGTCCGGCTCACACATCGCGTTGGTGGCAGGGGCAGTCCATTGGTTGGGCGGCGTGGCGGGACTGCGGCAACAACCCTCAGCTCTGCTTGCGGCATTTGCGGTTTTATCTTATGCCTTGTTGGCCGGACTTTCCCCGCCGGTTATCCGCTCTGTCATTATGGGGCTGATTGCACTGTCTGCCGCGGTTTGGGGCAGAGAGAAAGACGCCGCTAACGCGCTAGCGTTGACAGCAGGCGGAATGCTGCTTTTTGAACCGTCACTTATCGAGGATATCAGTTTTCAACTTTCCTTTAGCGGAACAGCTGGATTGGTGCTGCTTTATGCAAAAACCGCAGAACGGTTAGCATTTTTACCTGATTGGCTATCAAGACCAATTGCGGCGACTGCAGCAGCGCAACTCGGGGTTTTGCCAGTGATGGCCTGGTACTTTAATACCATTCCGCTGATGTCGTTTGCTGCTAATCTCTTAGTTGTTCCTGCTATCGAGTTGACAGTAGTTCTTGGACTGGCTGGCAGCCTTACTTCGCTAGTCGTTCCGCCTGTTGGACATTTGCTGCTGGTGATTTGCAGCCTGATTTTAAGTACTGCCAAACACGTCAATTCAGCATTAGCTTTGTTGCCATTTGCAGTGTATTTACCGCCGCTTAATCTACTGATGTCTGCGGCCTATTATTACTGTATTTTATGGCTGTACGGGTATCTGACCTTTTTGCCTGACCTCGCCTTCTTGCTCCGGCGCCGACGCCAACAAACACTCGCTGTTATGGCACTATTGACCATCTTGACTGCCGTGGGGGCTGTCTGGCCGCGACCGCTGTCTGTACACTTTATCGACGTTGGCCAAGGTGATGCAACGCTGGTGATGACTCCGCGGGGGCGAGCTGTGTTGATTGATACTGGCGGCTCAAGCGGCGGAGATTTTGATATTGGAGAACGAGTCGTTTATCCATATTTGCGGCGATTGCACGTGACTTCACTCGACTACCTGATACTAACCCACGGTCATCAGGATCACGCTGGAGGAGCGAAAGCTGTTGCTGCTGCAGTGCCTGTTTCACAGATATTACTGCCGCCCGAGGAGCTTACACCTGCTGTCGATAATCTTAATAGCCTTAAAGGGCTAACCGTCATTCCCGCTTATTCCGGTCAATCGATCGTGATTGACGGAGTCCGATTTTCCCTGTTGCGTCCACATGTGTCTGTCTCTAGTAGTAAACGTGGTAACAGTAATGAAAACTCCTGCGTTGTTGAGGTTCGCTATGGCTCACACAGCTTTTTAATTACCGGAGACCTCGAGGGACAAAGTGAACAAGCACTGCTCGCTCAGGGCATTGCACCACAAACCGTGCTCAAGGTAGGACATCATGGGGCCCAAGCTTCGACCTCGCCTGCTTTTCTGACAACGCTAGACCCGCGCTACGCGGTGATCTCAGTCGGCGCCGGCAACCGATATGGTCATCCGCATCCGGATACCTTAAAACGCTTAAGCGCAGGTGGACGTCCAGTTTTTCGCACTGACAAACACGGCGCTGTTGTCTTTGAAAGCGATGGCTTACATTTAACAGTAAAACCTTATATCAACAATTAG
- a CDS encoding L,D-transpeptidase family protein, translated as MLKTWVVIASFIFCFFPVFLARAAPQNPDLTDPQLVINLPSRTLELYAGNRLIKRYPVAIGKPSTPTPLGNYYITIKEVNPAWYPPDSPGTVVSSGPHNPLGYRWMGFLPTYGVHGTNNPDSIGLVVSNGCIRMYEPDVEELYEVVRVNTPLRIIYERVRVGIDYQNRAYIAVYPDVYGWQSVSISDVRVKLRPHNWNNWVDDSAISRMIEAADDKEYVFLQFHHLVVNGKLLPDKVQISTDGLLVPIQSIAEAVKASITWDEASSQIKVGSRFFRGVRKDGSLYAAPESIPVLFGGTQQINSSQGALGVEIISLTLNGKPVAGDFPLRREIPLLPVLTIGEALGQKAIWDEKTKILIANNKVVPIQVIENKPYLAINQVYSYFGAYVYWDEAARIIDLTYPFHEPDGD; from the coding sequence GTGCTAAAAACTTGGGTAGTAATTGCCAGTTTTATTTTTTGTTTCTTTCCTGTATTTTTGGCAAGGGCTGCGCCGCAAAATCCAGATTTGACAGACCCACAGCTTGTCATCAATCTACCAAGCCGGACACTAGAACTGTATGCAGGCAATCGCCTAATTAAACGCTACCCAGTGGCGATCGGTAAGCCTTCAACACCGACACCGCTAGGGAATTACTATATCACTATTAAAGAAGTCAATCCTGCCTGGTATCCGCCTGACTCTCCGGGAACGGTTGTTTCGTCCGGTCCGCATAATCCGCTTGGCTACCGCTGGATGGGCTTTCTTCCTACCTATGGGGTACATGGTACCAATAATCCAGATTCTATTGGCTTGGTTGTCTCTAATGGTTGTATACGGATGTATGAGCCTGATGTTGAAGAACTGTATGAAGTTGTCAGGGTGAACACTCCGTTGCGGATTATTTATGAACGAGTACGAGTCGGCATCGATTATCAGAATCGCGCTTATATCGCCGTGTATCCGGACGTTTATGGATGGCAATCAGTATCTATTTCGGATGTGCGCGTAAAGCTGCGTCCGCACAACTGGAATAATTGGGTTGATGACTCTGCAATTAGTCGAATGATCGAGGCAGCGGATGATAAAGAATATGTTTTTTTGCAGTTTCATCATTTGGTTGTTAACGGTAAACTGCTGCCAGATAAAGTCCAGATCAGTACCGATGGGCTACTGGTACCTATTCAGTCTATCGCTGAAGCTGTAAAGGCCAGCATAACTTGGGATGAGGCGAGTAGTCAGATAAAGGTCGGATCTCGTTTTTTCCGCGGGGTGCGAAAAGACGGTTCTCTTTATGCCGCGCCGGAGAGTATTCCGGTTTTATTCGGAGGTACCCAGCAAATAAATTCTTCCCAAGGTGCGCTGGGAGTAGAAATTATTTCCTTAACTCTTAACGGCAAACCAGTGGCAGGCGACTTTCCGCTGCGTCGAGAGATTCCGTTACTGCCAGTATTGACAATTGGAGAAGCACTTGGACAAAAAGCTATTTGGGATGAGAAAACGAAAATATTGATCGCAAACAATAAGGTTGTGCCGATACAAGTAATTGAAAACAAGCCATACCTCGCGATAAATCAAGTGTATTCATATTTTGGAGCCTATGTTTACTGGGACGAAGCAGCCAGAATTATCGACCTGACGTATCCCTTCCACGAACCGGACGGAGATTAA
- a CDS encoding two-component system sensor histidine kinase NtrB, giving the protein MFATENCDYRTFYMMKEDDPKEYFKSAKIGLIYVDSACKVRSLNREAEKMCGVNRAKVIGQTADGAFGHFGDQFVRLFNLAEYEDFQTYNSRILQDEKTCYFHADAIRLRDAQGDSTGIVVVLQDVSEIRTTLRQIQTTQLLMSMGELAAGVAHHVRTPLTTISGYLQIMLNRLENDQYTVRRDIVEMLLDEVSYINNVVKELVMFAKPPLQKEPGVAINDILDESLLLVFKQMGGERINIAKVLADNLPKISADANLLQQAFVNILQNAMEAMPDVGEVGIRTWLHADLNMLVVAITDVGCGVDPGIMSRIFEPFYTTKLDRVGLGLPIAHRIVSEHGGFIHVSSNERIGTKVHVYLPIVEDRLRQISAVHQQILNLQ; this is encoded by the coding sequence ATGTTTGCGACAGAGAACTGCGATTATCGAACATTTTATATGATGAAAGAGGACGACCCAAAAGAGTATTTTAAGTCAGCCAAGATCGGCTTGATTTATGTTGATAGCGCCTGCAAGGTCAGAAGCTTAAACAGGGAAGCGGAAAAAATGTGCGGTGTTAACCGGGCAAAAGTGATTGGTCAAACAGCTGACGGGGCGTTCGGTCATTTCGGTGATCAATTTGTACGATTGTTTAATCTAGCTGAATATGAAGATTTCCAGACCTACAACAGTCGGATACTACAAGACGAAAAAACGTGCTATTTTCATGCAGACGCGATTCGTCTGCGCGATGCGCAGGGGGATTCGACCGGCATTGTTGTTGTACTGCAGGACGTGTCAGAGATTCGCACGACTTTGCGCCAAATACAGACAACTCAATTACTGATGTCAATGGGGGAACTGGCTGCTGGCGTTGCCCACCATGTTCGTACTCCGCTGACAACAATAAGTGGTTATCTACAGATCATGCTTAACCGACTGGAGAATGACCAATATACAGTCAGGCGAGATATTGTTGAGATGTTACTTGATGAAGTCTCCTACATTAATAATGTAGTAAAAGAATTGGTCATGTTTGCGAAACCACCCTTGCAGAAAGAACCCGGTGTCGCAATCAATGATATTCTGGATGAAAGTTTGCTGCTAGTGTTCAAACAAATGGGCGGAGAGCGAATCAATATTGCTAAGGTGCTCGCCGATAATCTACCGAAAATCAGCGCGGACGCCAACTTGCTGCAGCAGGCATTTGTCAATATTCTGCAAAATGCGATGGAAGCTATGCCTGATGTGGGCGAAGTGGGTATCCGGACTTGGTTGCACGCAGACTTAAACATGTTGGTTGTCGCGATTACTGATGTTGGTTGCGGGGTAGACCCCGGCATTATGTCGCGAATATTTGAACCCTTCTATACCACGAAACTGGACCGAGTGGGATTAGGATTGCCAATCGCGCATCGAATCGTCAGTGAACATGGCGGGTTTATTCACGTTAGCTCAAATGAGCGAATTGGTACTAAGGTTCATGTTTATTTGCCGATTGTTGAAGATCGGTTACGCCAAATTTCAGCAGTGCATCAACAGATCCTAAATCTACAATAA
- the hyi gene encoding hydroxypyruvate isomerase gives MPHFAANLTMSFQEIPFMQRFAAASQAGFDSVEFMFPYDYTKAELRQALDANNLKIVLFNLPAGNWAQGDRGVAIHPERKQEFRDGVEKALSYAEPLGVKQLNCLVGKKLTEFSDAEQRATLIENLRYAAEKLAEKGIRLLVEPLNSFDMPGFYHSTAEQVLTLLDEVGHANAYLQYDLYHEQRGVGELTATIRKQFARIAHIQIADNPGRHQPGTGELNYRFLFSEIDRLGYTGYVGLEYIPEGPTADSFSWVEEYGYTRK, from the coding sequence ATGCCACATTTTGCCGCCAATTTGACAATGTCATTTCAAGAGATTCCCTTTATGCAGCGTTTTGCCGCTGCAAGCCAGGCAGGTTTTGATTCAGTTGAATTTATGTTTCCTTACGATTACACAAAAGCTGAGCTAAGGCAAGCACTTGATGCCAATAATTTGAAAATCGTCCTGTTCAATCTGCCAGCTGGCAATTGGGCGCAAGGTGATCGCGGAGTCGCTATTCATCCGGAAAGAAAGCAGGAATTTCGCGATGGGGTTGAAAAAGCGTTGTCATATGCCGAGCCGCTGGGAGTCAAGCAATTAAACTGCTTAGTTGGTAAGAAACTGACTGAGTTCTCGGATGCAGAACAAAGAGCCACACTCATTGAAAATCTGCGTTACGCCGCAGAAAAGTTAGCAGAGAAGGGTATTCGCCTACTGGTCGAGCCACTAAATTCCTTTGATATGCCAGGGTTTTATCACAGCACTGCTGAACAAGTTTTAACTCTGTTGGATGAGGTGGGCCATGCTAATGCCTATCTGCAATACGACCTTTACCATGAACAGCGGGGCGTAGGTGAGTTGACGGCAACCATCCGTAAACAGTTTGCCCGTATCGCCCATATTCAGATTGCTGACAACCCTGGACGGCATCAGCCAGGTACAGGTGAACTCAACTACCGTTTCCTATTCAGTGAGATAGATCGTTTGGGTTATACCGGCTATGTTGGTCTGGAGTACATACCTGAGGGACCGACCGCAGACTCGTTCTCTTGGGTTGAGGAATACGGTTATACACGGAAATAA
- a CDS encoding GNAT family N-acetyltransferase: MIEQIQDIELTTLNRLALLDNAAFGIGGLNAWHLAPLIRHGRVFVFWQDSEIAGSVQYMLDWDHPDTAYMVGITVDQRRRGQGIASKLLRESFHSLRQQNLRLIELTVAPDNVVALRLYETKLGFSRTGYRENEYGAGEHRLVLTLNLSRH; the protein is encoded by the coding sequence ATGATCGAACAAATACAGGACATTGAACTAACGACTCTTAACAGACTGGCATTATTAGATAACGCCGCATTTGGCATAGGCGGACTTAATGCATGGCACCTCGCTCCGCTTATTCGTCATGGACGGGTATTTGTCTTTTGGCAGGACAGTGAAATAGCCGGGTCTGTTCAATACATGCTTGATTGGGATCACCCAGACACGGCCTATATGGTTGGTATAACAGTAGACCAGCGTAGGCGCGGACAGGGTATTGCGTCAAAATTATTACGGGAAAGCTTTCACTCTCTGCGTCAGCAGAACTTGCGCTTGATCGAGTTAACCGTTGCTCCAGACAATGTTGTGGCACTAAGACTGTATGAAACTAAGCTGGGATTTTCACGAACAGGCTATCGAGAAAATGAGTATGGGGCGGGCGAACACCGTCTGGTGTTAACCTTAAATCTCTCGCGGCATTAG
- a CDS encoding peptide chain release factor 3, protein MPDTLPELAAEVEKRRTFAIISHPDAGKTTLTEKLLLYGGAIRLAGSVKARKAQKHAVSDWMEIEKQRGISVTSSVLQFDYEGFRINILDTPGHQDFSEDTYRTLMAADSAVMLIDVAKGVEEQTKKLFHVCKQRGIPIFTFVNKLDRYGKSPFELMEEIENVLGIRAYPMNWPIGIDGKYVGVYNRELSQIELFESGGAHGQWIMPSTMGSVNDPTFAEIIGQDVHQALIDDIELLDAAGDSFDFTRVKNGELTPMFFGSAMTNFGVRPFLESFLKLAPAPAARQSTDGPVEPANEEFSAFVFKIQANMNPAHRDRIAFIRICSGKFIRGMAVHHVQTGKSIKLSQPQQFLAQERAIVDEAYPGDIIGLFDPGIFGIGDTLCENGRKFRFEDFPIFPPEQFAKVQAKDTMKRKQFIKGIEQLAQEGAIQVFRQPDIPGEFFIVGAIGALQFEVLEYRLKNEYGADLSMFMLPFGLARWIDGNDGSKPIKGVEKSAIVKDKHDLPVALFSTEWSLRWVTEQNPSLRFYESPTILLQQP, encoded by the coding sequence ATGCCAGACACTCTGCCAGAATTGGCGGCGGAAGTAGAAAAACGCCGCACATTTGCCATCATATCTCACCCTGACGCCGGAAAGACAACCTTAACCGAAAAGCTCTTGCTGTACGGAGGCGCCATCCGCCTGGCCGGCTCAGTAAAAGCCCGTAAAGCGCAAAAACATGCAGTATCTGACTGGATGGAGATTGAAAAACAAAGAGGCATTTCCGTTACATCTAGTGTATTACAGTTTGACTATGAAGGTTTTAGAATTAATATTCTCGATACTCCCGGTCACCAAGACTTTAGCGAAGACACCTATCGCACACTGATGGCAGCAGACAGCGCCGTCATGCTGATCGACGTCGCTAAAGGCGTAGAGGAGCAGACAAAAAAGCTGTTCCACGTGTGTAAACAGCGCGGCATCCCTATCTTTACCTTTGTCAATAAGTTAGATCGTTATGGCAAAAGTCCATTTGAACTGATGGAAGAGATCGAAAACGTTCTAGGCATTCGCGCATATCCGATGAATTGGCCAATTGGCATAGATGGTAAATATGTAGGGGTGTATAATCGCGAGCTGTCTCAAATCGAACTTTTTGAAAGTGGTGGCGCGCACGGACAATGGATCATGCCTTCCACCATGGGCAGTGTCAACGACCCAACTTTTGCCGAGATTATTGGTCAAGATGTGCATCAAGCTCTGATTGACGATATTGAACTTTTAGACGCTGCTGGGGATTCATTTGATTTTACCCGAGTGAAAAATGGCGAGTTAACTCCTATGTTTTTTGGTAGCGCTATGACCAACTTCGGCGTGCGCCCATTCCTTGAATCATTTCTAAAGCTTGCACCAGCTCCCGCCGCCCGTCAGTCTACTGACGGTCCAGTCGAGCCCGCTAACGAGGAATTTTCCGCATTTGTCTTTAAGATTCAAGCCAATATGAACCCAGCCCACCGCGACCGCATCGCATTCATCCGAATCTGCTCAGGGAAATTCATCCGTGGCATGGCAGTGCACCATGTACAAACAGGTAAATCTATCAAGCTCTCACAACCGCAGCAGTTTCTGGCACAAGAGCGGGCTATTGTTGATGAAGCTTACCCAGGTGATATTATCGGATTATTTGATCCAGGCATTTTTGGGATTGGTGACACGCTATGCGAAAACGGTCGGAAATTTCGATTTGAAGACTTCCCTATTTTCCCTCCTGAACAGTTTGCCAAAGTACAGGCCAAAGACACAATGAAGCGCAAGCAGTTCATCAAAGGTATAGAACAGTTGGCCCAGGAAGGCGCTATACAGGTATTTAGACAACCAGATATCCCTGGCGAGTTTTTCATTGTCGGGGCAATCGGCGCTTTGCAGTTTGAAGTGCTTGAATATCGATTGAAAAATGAATACGGCGCAGACCTCAGCATGTTCATGCTACCATTTGGGCTAGCACGCTGGATTGACGGCAATGACGGTTCAAAGCCGATCAAAGGGGTGGAAAAAAGTGCTATTGTCAAAGATAAGCACGATTTACCGGTTGCTCTGTTTAGTACAGAATGGTCACTGCGTTGGGTAACAGAGCAGAACCCCTCACTTCGATTTTATGAATCTCCAACGATCTTGCTGCAACAGCCATAG
- a CDS encoding ferritin family protein, giving the protein MGYSKKMSPKMVNYKPCDIPVMPIDECEDYDDNNEECPNHPDLLLLREAAADERTAAAFYLRAAHQTCLDRLFLDVAEDEMQHFMEIMQLVSCLDPIQAEIFEEKCLPFLTMPRHPKHKQAKWQPPEPKDDIEDATISPPAPDELETVDLLTKSIVGELMAINKYQCFMLKAACPEVKELFCHLMNEEKEHLAEFIKALFCITHEPLPYEQD; this is encoded by the coding sequence GTGGGCTATTCAAAAAAAATGTCGCCTAAAATGGTGAACTATAAACCATGTGACATACCAGTTATGCCAATTGACGAATGCGAAGACTACGACGACAACAATGAAGAATGTCCTAATCATCCAGACTTGCTGTTGTTGCGCGAGGCGGCAGCTGACGAGCGGACCGCTGCCGCTTTTTATCTGAGAGCAGCTCATCAGACTTGCTTGGATAGACTTTTCCTCGATGTTGCCGAAGATGAAATGCAACATTTCATGGAAATAATGCAGTTAGTTTCATGCCTCGATCCTATACAGGCGGAAATATTTGAAGAAAAATGCCTCCCGTTCCTGACAATGCCACGTCATCCCAAGCATAAACAGGCCAAGTGGCAGCCACCGGAACCGAAAGATGACATAGAAGATGCCACTATTTCGCCACCCGCCCCGGACGAGTTGGAAACCGTTGACTTGTTAACCAAATCAATTGTTGGCGAACTGATGGCCATTAATAAATACCAGTGTTTTATGTTAAAAGCCGCCTGCCCAGAAGTTAAGGAACTCTTCTGTCACCTGATGAACGAGGAGAAAGAGCATCTCGCTGAGTTTATCAAAGCACTATTTTGCATTACTCATGAGCCTTTACCGTATGAGCAGGATTAA
- the holA gene encoding DNA polymerase III subunit delta, which translates to MTIRELIQTINRGKLEAVYLLFGEERYYARQAEKALIEAALPPEDRDMGLRIFEQDPSVPELMQAIESMPFFGGKNVIIVRDTKLFRAGKNDAGPEASDKSDTRLFDCLQHIPDYTHLLFIAGDKVDKRRKLFKAVEKAGAVVELVPLKARDSREWVQERLREEGKTIAPEALDYLMTGLSFMPQISMGFLDNETQKIALHTGERQRVSLDDVEATLAGVPEVNIFAMIDAMSQKNITLALRLLDGQLATGEPPMRMLMLIARQTRALLYAKELAADGKTSQDIAKILGLHPFVAEKMLGQARRFSEGKLKQILIMISDVDRAIKSGRAGNVSLEGIVIEMCRG; encoded by the coding sequence ATGACTATTCGTGAATTGATACAAACCATCAACAGAGGCAAACTCGAAGCCGTGTATCTCTTATTCGGAGAAGAACGCTATTACGCACGGCAGGCAGAAAAGGCACTTATTGAAGCTGCATTGCCGCCTGAGGACAGGGATATGGGGCTGCGAATTTTCGAACAGGATCCTTCTGTGCCCGAATTGATGCAGGCGATAGAATCTATGCCGTTCTTCGGCGGCAAAAATGTAATCATTGTTCGTGACACCAAACTGTTTCGTGCCGGCAAGAACGATGCCGGACCGGAAGCCTCCGATAAATCGGACACAAGATTGTTCGATTGTTTGCAGCATATCCCTGACTACACTCATTTATTGTTTATTGCCGGCGACAAGGTGGATAAACGCCGCAAGCTTTTTAAAGCCGTTGAGAAGGCAGGCGCTGTCGTCGAACTCGTTCCGCTCAAGGCGCGTGATTCTCGCGAATGGGTCCAGGAACGACTGAGAGAAGAAGGTAAAACCATCGCGCCTGAGGCTCTTGATTATTTGATGACAGGCCTTTCCTTCATGCCCCAAATATCTATGGGGTTTCTTGACAATGAAACACAAAAAATCGCGCTGCACACAGGTGAAAGGCAGCGCGTGAGTCTAGATGATGTCGAAGCTACTCTAGCAGGCGTCCCTGAAGTTAATATTTTCGCCATGATTGACGCTATGAGCCAAAAAAACATTACCCTGGCGTTGCGGTTACTCGATGGGCAACTCGCCACTGGCGAACCCCCAATGCGCATGCTCATGCTTATCGCCAGACAAACTCGCGCCTTGCTCTATGCAAAAGAACTGGCGGCGGACGGCAAAACATCGCAAGACATCGCTAAAATTTTAGGGTTGCACCCCTTCGTCGCCGAAAAGATGCTAGGCCAAGCTCGCCGCTTTTCGGAAGGCAAACTGAAGCAAATTTTGATAATGATCTCAGATGTTGACCGGGCGATCAAGTCTGGTCGCGCGGGGAATGTGTCACTTGAGGGCATCGTTATTGAGATGTGCAGGGGGTAA
- a CDS encoding DUF2512 family protein — translation MNNFRIKLFTCPIIVIAADYLTSSMVFSAIWQPASVGIFFAFVSYLFEQVILRRDTFWMSNVLDFLFAAVIVYASQFFFSNVTISLIGALFSAAMLAAFEYIAHSYLLRSGQV, via the coding sequence ATGAATAATTTTAGAATTAAACTGTTCACCTGCCCGATTATCGTTATTGCCGCCGATTATCTAACCAGTTCCATGGTTTTCTCTGCGATCTGGCAGCCTGCCAGTGTTGGCATATTTTTTGCCTTTGTTTCCTACCTGTTTGAACAGGTCATTCTTCGACGAGATACTTTCTGGATGAGTAACGTTCTGGATTTTCTCTTTGCCGCCGTAATTGTCTATGCCAGCCAATTCTTCTTTTCTAATGTAACCATTTCATTGATTGGTGCCTTGTTTAGCGCAGCTATGCTCGCAGCATTTGAGTATATAGCGCACTCATATCTACTACGCAGCGGCCAAGTATAA